The Naumovozyma dairenensis CBS 421 chromosome 3, complete genome genome has a window encoding:
- the AFG1 gene encoding Afg1p (similar to Saccharomyces cerevisiae AFG1 (YEL052W); ancestral locus Anc_5.520), translating to MIVNKNIIRTNFIKNSIQYTLRYHFTARERTLPRIKNSTTILYTSPTITGQRLFYSTKSNAATSTIEENGGGTTNAVADDDVRTPIEEYDRLVRINRLRDDPHQRSIISSLSNLYESLKYYTPPSSSRSTSMSKLTDIKRKFLNIFNQNKATKVNETDVPVGIYLYGDVGCGKTMLMDLFYSTIPSHLSKKRIHFHQFMQYVHKRSHEIIKEHHLDDKKDVDSIPILANEISQISNILCFDEFQVTDVADAMILRRLLTLLLSPDKHGIVLFATSNRSPDELYINGVQRESFIPCIELIKDRTKVILLDSEVDYRKIPRPMSSVYTYPTKESGLKWDSKEFNEIKRAHIKEWYDYFAQDRRHQKRKDRRQKGDNNAEKFKDYSLTIWGREFKVPLCSPPRVAQFTFKELCGQPLAAGDYLALANNFQAFIITDIPYLTIMMRDEVRRFITFLDAVYDNGCKLATTGANDFTSLFVEPEDILNDYELKDSHSDDVIDKIDGNNDELVLKHGFSKEIAAKSHIFAKDEERFAFARALSRLSHMSSTDWVTK from the coding sequence atGATAGTGAATAAGAACATTATAAGGacaaattttattaagAACTCTATACAATACACACTTCGATATCACTTTACAGCACGAGAAAGGACATTACCTAGAATAAAGAACTCAACTACTATCTTATACACCTCACCTACGATAACAGGACAAAGGTTATTTTACAGTACTAAATCTAATGCCGCTACTAGCACTatagaagaaaatggaGGTGGAACTACTAATGCTGTcgctgatgatgatgtaaGAACAcctattgaagaatatgataGGTTAGTGAGGATAAATCGATTAAGAGATGATCCTCATCAAAGATCAATTATAAGTTCATTAAGCAATCTTTATgaatctttaaaatattataccCCACCATCGTCATCACGATCCACATCAATGTCAAAACTTACCGATATAAAGCGGAAGttcttaaatatattcaatcaGAATAAAGCCACGAAAGTTAATGAAACTGACGTTCCAGTGGggatatatttatatggAGATGTTGGATGTGGTAAGACGATGTTAATGGATCTTTTCTATTCCACAATCCCATCTCATCTTTCTAAGAAACGTATTCATTTCCATCAATTCATGCAATACGTACATAAACGATCTCATGAAATCATAAAGGAGCATCACCTTGATGATAAAAAAGATGTTGATTCTATACCAATCCTAGCTAATGAGATCTCTcaaatttccaatattttaTGTTTTGATGAATTTCAAGTGACAGACGTAGCAGATGCGATGATACTTCGAAGGTTattaactttattattatcaccTGATAAACATGGGATTGTCTTGTTTGCTACATCTAATAGATCACctgatgaattatatattaatggAGTTCAAAGGGAATCTTTTATTCCTTGTATTGAATTGATTAAAGATAGGACTAAAGTTATCTTACTTGATTCTGAGGTTGATTATAGGAAAATTCCAAGACCAATGTCATCAGTATATACTTATCCTACTAAGGAGAGTGGTTTGAAATGGGACTCTAAggaatttaatgaaattaaaagagCTCATATTAAGGAATGGTATGATTATTTTGCACAAGATCGTCGTCATCAGAAGAGGAAAGATCGAAGACAAAAGGGAGATAATAACGCGGAAAAGTTTAAAGATTATTCATTAACTATATGGGGTCGTGAATTTAAGGTACCATTATGCTCACCACCAAGGGTAGCACAATTTacatttaaagaattatgtGGACAACCACTTGCTGCGGGTGATTATTTAGCATTAGCGAATAATTTCCAAGCTTTCATTATAACGGATATACCATATTTGACTATAATGATGAGAGATGAGGTGAGACGGTTTATTACATTTTTAGATGCAGTTTATGATAATGGTTGTAAGTTAGCCACAACTGGCGCTAATGATTTTacttcattatttgttgaacctgaagatattttgaatgattatgaattgaaagattcaCACAGTGATGATgtaattgataaaatagatggtaataatgatgaattagtACTTAAGCATGGGTTTTCTAAAGAAATTGCAGCTAAATCTCATATTTTTGCAAAGGATGAAGAAAGGTTTGCATTTGCAAGGGCATTAAGTAGATTATCTCACATGAGTTCTACTGATTGGGTTacgaaataa
- the RML2 gene encoding mitochondrial 54S ribosomal protein uL2m (similar to Saccharomyces cerevisiae RML2 (YEL050C); ancestral locus Anc_5.516) — MIIFSPISQKSSLLSRYTSVSLLFNTTKRSYSYSKTLLQQQQNATTTTTTPISAKILQIIPNNTDIATLEKQDELIKSRRKLLKQTIKIKSRKPISPGLRWFKTPIYTHLFKGKPIKSLTIHKKVTAGRNNQGKITVRHRGGGHKRRIRTLDYFRWDSNPQLVKRIEFDPNRSAHIALLESTNEKEKTLSYVVATDGLRKGDIIQSFRNGIPKDILLEMNGKIDPALLSVKTAQRGNCLPISMIPIGSVIHNVGITPVGPAKFCRAAGTYARLISKLNDKKKAIVRLQSGEHRYVSIDACATMGIVSNVDHQNRSLGKAGRSRNLGRRPHVRGVAMNKCDHPHGGGRGKSKSNKLSMSPWGQLAKGYKTRRGKNQNQMKVKDRPRRNNKR; from the coding sequence ATGATCATATTTTCACCCATATCTCAAAAGAGTTCCCTCTTATCGCGATATACTTCCGTTTCATTACTCTTCAACACTACTAAAAgatcatattcatattctaAAACACTGTtacaacagcaacaaaaTGCAACCACAACCACAACAACTCCAATCTCTgcaaaaatattacaaataataccaaACAATACAGATATAGCAACATTAGAAAAGCAAGATGAACTCATAAAATCTCgtagaaaattattaaaacaaacaattaagataaaatcaagaaaaccAATCTCGCCAGGTTTAAGATGGTTTAAAACACCAATATATACTCATCTTTTCAAAGGTAAACcaataaaatcattaacCATCCATAAAAAGGTCACCGCTGGAAGAAACAACCAGGGGAAAATAACTGTAAGACATCGTGGTGGAGGTCACAAGAGACGGATTCGTACTTTGGATTATTTTAGATGGGATTCCAATCCACAATTAGtgaaaagaattgaattcGATCCAAATAGATCTGCTCATATTGCGCTGCTAGAATCAACCAACGAGAAGGAGAAAACATTATCTTATGTAGTCGCTACAGATGGATTAAGGAAAGGTGATATAATTCAATCATTTAGGAACGGGATACCAAAGGATATATTGTTGGAAATGAATGGTAAAATTGACCCCGCGTTATTGAGTGTGAAAACTGCACAGAGAGGTAATTGTTTACCCATCTCAATGATCCCAATTGGTTCTGTCATTCATAATGTGGGGATTACTCCCGTGGGACCTGCTAAATTTTGTAGAGCTGCTGGTACTTATGCTAgattgatttcaaaattgaatgataagAAAAAGGCTATAGTAAGATTACAAAGTGGGGAACATAGATATGTTTCCATCGATGCTTGTGCTACAATGGGGATAGTGTCAAATGTTGACCATCAAAATAGATCATTGGGGAAAGCGGGCAGATCAAGAAATTTAGGTAGAAGACCTCATGTTAGAGGTGTCGCAATGAATAAATGTGATCATCCTCATGGTGGTGGTCGTGgtaaatcaaaatcaaataaattatcaatgtCACCATGGGGACAATTAGCTAAGGGTTACAAAACTAGAAGAGgtaaaaatcaaaatcaaatgaaaGTGAAAGATAGGCCAAGACGTAATAATAAACGATAG
- the MAK10 gene encoding Mak10p (similar to Saccharomyces cerevisiae MAK10 (YEL053C); ancestral locus Anc_5.521): MVQEKLSSLTLQEPKDKYNEVDDSELIEVKDIFIQLANKLQTKTIIKDPNFDLFEGTHSLEVNNPKLDSSLIKLTTEEYKFDCNIAYGSTEETQNDALNYVTAITERLLRLVLCWLNNYQTLPTTILSCRYVENFLVKCSNETFNDIHVLKTNNVIYDKVLNSCVIGICYFAKFAQDLLKSGVIFEEEDMNFNIMGLGSFVGLPDQQIILQLLENGLTTLKEIKDGRTERLAKSIELTKCFVHMEDHVVHFSTDNQYLDEMIEIAKYLDTISTKLEPPMGSFSMGIQKRLANQFPPKHLVDPDNVQFSGFVTLAEHVKIVIKVAKSENFIEILQFATYFNKLHQRHVIARAIFPLFLMREDRTVLGKYSLDGFLKSHVLDLPKNATEQNGDVDTLIQPILQECLSVLFEWYQNSSQNTCRYRQGYNRQLLVWDSVQAQLENMHSQLLSNLQLQVTNGQDNSQSLDYIMSIGAWAYSMKITSMIEFSLKGFDLEIYKPFESYSLFWYSHYLCKHLTNALLLIISHIQKKKDSISAMNKKLKIESWEEKGKLRTQYHNALDIDLPQFEMNIAFLNYLSKRNKINESLCLVEIIHFAILKSYGIIDEKFPAKSKFVDDTLLHNLRFKPFSSIGSPPLPEIEMFQKSINSFMIKAPDFKRKLNELFKYVNKELSSTTEMIEEILTSIQNGDLKAPLYTGTRLVEEEAVEYFTYLKASVKNLENNSNDIVNKLGDTPSEELKSKFKVELEHMPGSSRYFPILCVKPNTPRNKKQ, from the coding sequence ATGgtacaagaaaaattgagCAGTCTGACATTGCAAGAGCCAAAAGacaaatataatgaagttGATGATTCAGAATTAATTGAGGTAAAggatatatttattcaattggCTAATAAATTGCAAACCAAAACTATAATAAAAGATCctaattttgatttatttgaagGAACCCATTCTTTAGAAGTTAATAACCCAAAGTTAGATTCAAGTTTAATCAAATTAACTACGGAAGAATACAAATTTGATTGTAATATTGCATATGGCTCCACTGAAGAAACACAGAATGATGCCTTGAATTATGTTACTGCCATTACAGAAAGATTATTACGTTTAGTTCTTTGTTGGCTAAATAATTATCAAACTTTACCAACGACAATATTAAGTTGTAGATACGTCGAGAATTTCCTTGTTAAATGTTCAAATGAAACATTTAATGACATTCAtgttttgaaaacaaataatgTTATTTATGACAAAGTTTTAAACAGTTGTGTAATAGGTATTTGCTATTTTGCAAAATTTGCtcaagatttattaaaatcaGGTGTTATTttcgaagaagaagatatgaattttaatataatgGGACTAGGTTCGTTTGTGGGTTTACCTGACCAACAAATCATATTACAATTGTTAGAAAATGGGTTAACtactttgaaagaaataaaagatgGAAGAACGGAAAGACTTGCCAAATCCATAGAATTGACAAAATGTTTCGTACATATGGAGGATCATGTCGTACATTTTTCAACAGACAATCAATATTTGGATGAAATGATTGAAATCGCTAAATATTTAGACACAATATCCACTAAGTTAGAACCACCAATGGgttcattttcaatggGTATTCAAAAACGACTTGCAAATCAATTTCCTCCCAAACATCTAGTAGATCCTGATAATGTTCAATTTTCAGGTTTTGTGACTCTTGCTGAGCACGTTAAAATTGTAATCAAAGTGGCAAAATCGGAAAATTTCATAgaaattttacaatttgCAACctattttaataaattacatCAAAGGCATGTAATCGCTAGGGCAATTTTTCCCTTGTTTTTAATGAGAGAAGATAGAACTGTTCTAGGAAAATATTCTTTGGATGGATTTTTGAAATCGCATGTTCTGGATTTGCCTAAGAATGCTACAGAACAAAATGGGGATGTAGACACATTAATTCAACCTATATTACAAGAATGTCTGAGCGTCTTATTTGAATGGTATCAAAATTCGTCCCAAAATACCTGTAGATATAGACAAGGTTATAACAGACAGCTACTGGTTTGGGATTCAGTTCAAGctcaattggaaaatatgCATTCTCAATTACTATCAAATCTACAATTACAAGTAACTAATGGACAAGATAATTCTCAATCACTAGATTATATCATGTCCATTGGAGCTTGGGCTTATTCCATGAAAATAACATCGATGATAGAGTTCTCTTTAAAAGGCTTTGATCTTGAAATTTATAAACCTTTTGaatcatattcattattttggtACAGCCATTATTTGTGCAAACATTTAACAAACGCTTTGCTCTTGATAATTAGCCAtatacaaaagaaaaaagattCGATATCTGcaatgaataaaaaattaaaaattgaaagctgggaagaaaaaggaaaactAAGGACTCAGTACCATAATGCACTTGACATAGATTTACCTCAATTCGAAATGAACATTGCATTCCTAAATTATTTATCGAAACGGAATAAGATAAACGAATCTCTTTGTCTTGTAGAGATAATCCATTTTGCAATATTAAAATCGTATGGTATTATTGACGAAAAATTTCCtgcaaaatcaaaatttgttGATGATACCTTATTGCATAACCTTCGTTTTAAAcccttttcttcaattggtTCACCTCCTTTACcagaaattgaaatgttCCAGAAAAGTATTAACAGTTTCATGATCAAAGCACCTGATttcaaaaggaaattaaatgaattgttCAAGTACGTGAATAAGGAATTATCAAGCACCACCGAAATGATTGAAGAGATTCTTACATCTATCCAGAATGGAGATTTGAAAGCCCCGTTATACACAGGCACTCGCTTAGTAGAAGAAGAGGCTGTAGAATATTTCACATATCTTAAAGCATCAGTTAAGAATTTGGAGAACAATTCCAACGACATTGTAAATAAACTAGGTGACACACCAAgtgaagaattaaaaagTAAATTTAAAGTGGAACTTGAGCATATGCCAGGCTCATCAAGATATTTCCCTATCCTTTGCGTAAAGCCAAATACAccaagaaacaaaaagCAATAG
- the CAT2 gene encoding carnitine O-acetyltransferase CAT2 (similar to Saccharomyces cerevisiae CAT2 (YML042W); ancestral locus Anc_5.512), whose amino-acid sequence MRYYCNPTTVRLSMTKSLKNYNYTNKLSSSPAAITINRSFSNSTAKMTQDNEPSQQQPLLLQKFPMETNNGEHYWAQFDNNTHITNERKSSFKGLTFANQSKLPSLPIPDLNSTISKYLNSIKPYCNNDTKSIKFQNQKLLCNDFIENMGPLLQDRLIEFNNNGNNKRNWLSSFWDNTAYLEYNDPVIPYVSYFYVHKDLTMQNSRIQNDPLMKSTAIISTVIKFIESIKDQSLPPEIIKNNPFCMNSFQMMFNNSRLPDFNNNNELSNRDTNIFYSIYENNFMIVMYKGNFYKVFTHCQKTKKPLSDNKIWNQLYSITASSSTKTTTSHDGVGIGSLTSLPRDQWRKTYAELIKDPNSKESLETIHKASFILALDLDQKPITLEENTRSSWHGDGINRFYDKPLQFFVTGNGSSGFLAEHSKMDGTPTLFLNTFVCQQLNKLNQDEFLSQFSLNPSSSSSSSSSSSSSSSSSLPPPSPLPFLKTPQIQSDIKSAQEQFQNQINQHKLRVWQYNKYGKNFIKSMKFSPDAYIQQIIQLALYKLLGKQLPTYEAASTRKFFKGRTETGRSVSSSSYELVTNWSKPHITNEQRCKLLTNSIMDHSNYLKMASEGMAIDRHFFGLKKMLKTNETIPPLFKDELFNYSSTWLVSTSQLSSEYFQGYGWSQVYDNGVGLAYMLNNDWLHINIVNKPKIAGFDPDQLHYYLTQAADEIAQVLISQQQQQQQQQTKAKL is encoded by the coding sequence ATGAGATACTATTGTAATCCTACCACGGTAAGATTGTCAATGAcaaaatctttgaaaaattataattatactaataaactttcttcttcaccaGCTGCTATCACTATCAATCGTTCATTTTCGAATTCTACCGCTAAAATGACCCAAGATAATGAACCttcacaacaacaacctttattattacaaaaatttcCAATGGAAACAAATAATGGTGAACATTATTGGGCTCAAttcgataataatactCATATCACAAATGAAAGGAAATCTTCATTCAAAGGTTTAACTTTCGCAAATCAATCAAAATTACCATCTTTACCAATTCCTGatttaaattcaacaatttcaaaatatttaaattcaattaaaccatattgtaataatgataccaaatcaattaaattccaaaatcaaaaattattatgtaacgatttcattgaaaatatggGACCCCTTTTACAAGATCGTCtcattgaattcaataataatggtaacaACAAGAGAAATTGGTTAAGTTCATTTTGGGATAATACTGCTTATTTAGAATATAATGATCCTGTAATCCCATacgtttcttatttttacGTTCATAAGGATTTAACTATGCAAAACtcaagaattcaaaatgaTCCTCTTATGAAATCAACTGCTATAATCTCTACTGtaattaaattcattgaatccATTAAGGATCAATCTTTACCCCCAGagattatcaaaaataatCCATTCTGTATGAATAGTTTCCAAATGatgtttaataattcaagattACCCGAttttaacaataataacgaaCTTTCAAATCGTGATactaatatattttattccatttatgaaaataatttcatgATAGTAATGTATAAGGGTAATTTCTATAAAGTTTTCACTCATTGTcaaaaaaccaaaaaaCCTTTATCTGATAAcaaaatttggaatcaattatattcaatcaCTGCATCATCCTCtacaaaaacaacaacttCTCATGATGGTGTTGGAATCGGTTCATTAACTTCTTTGCCTCGTGATCAATGGCGTAAAACATACGctgaattaattaaagatccaaattcaaaagaatCGTTAGAAACAATCCATAAGGCATCATTTATCCTTGCATTAGATTTGGATCAAAAACCAATCActttagaagaaaatacTAGAAGTTCATGGCATGGTGATGGTATCAATAGATTCTATGATAAACCTTTACAATTCTTCGTCACAGGTAATGGATCCTCTGGATTCTTAGCTGAACATTCAAAAATGGATGGTACTCCAACATTATTCTTAAATACTTTTGTTTGTCAACAATTAAACAAATTGAATCAAGATGAATTCTTATCACAATTCAGCTTGAAcccatcatcatcatcatcatcatcatcatcatcatcatcatcatcatcatcatcacttCCTCCACCTTCTCCATTACCATTCTTAAAGACTCCCCAAATTCAATCTGATATAAAATCAGCTCAAGAACAATtccaaaatcaaattaatcAACATAAATTACGTGTATGGCAATATAACAAATATGGTaaaaattttatcaaatcCATGAAATTCTCTCCAGATGCATACATTCaacaaattattcaattagCCCTTTATAAATTACTTGGAAAGCAATTACCCACTTATGAAGCTGCCTCTACAAGGAAATTCTTTAAAGGTCGTACTGAAACTGGTAGATCTGtctcttcatcatcttaCGAATTAGTTACAAATTGGTCAAAACCTCATATCACAAACGAACAAAGatgtaaattattaactaATTCCATAATGGATCATTccaattatttaaaaatggCATCAGAAGGTATGGCAATTGATAGACATTTCtttggattgaaaaaaatgttgAAAACAAATGAGACCATCCCaccattatttaaagatgaattgtTTAATTATTCATCCACTTGGTTAGTCTCCACATCACAATTATCATCTGAATATTTCCAAGGTTATGGTTGGTCACAAGTTTATGATAATGGTGTTGGATTAGCTTATATGTTGAATAATGATTGGTTACATATTAATATCGTTAATAAACCAAAAATTGCAGGATTTGATCCAGATCaattacattattatttgactCAAGCTGCTGATGAAATCGCTCAAGTATTGATTtctcaacaacaacaacaacaacaacaacaaacgAAGGCTAAGTTGTAA
- the NDAI0C01080 gene encoding uncharacterized protein, with amino-acid sequence MKLLTAYSIAALLAAASLAGMLKGQEGKEPNPSVLTLEKRAFPYYSYFMTSVRSVFAYFDASEPITVKVAWWEALIAGDGGLIDMVTDIENACKSCKAGHKDPPGGSCEDDAKAAVKSVLQNSLVGFLGWHLPKSITFVRSLKGSDKDNVNSLVPPLGKCAFMLCTYVLAGIKRIFGYFTGPLPVWVKVGWWVALVIADGIIFGPATQIENAYKSCVANYKDPPDGSCQDDILTVVHSGVEIMASAIVLRHLPELITLIRSQHRPSRSTVI; translated from the coding sequence ATGAAACTGTTAACAGCTTATAGTATTGCAGCTTTGTTAGCTGCAGCGTCCCTAGCTGGTATGCTAAAGGGCCAAGAGGGAAAAGAACCTAATCCATCTGTTTTGACTCTAGAAAAACGAGCATTTCCTTATTATTCATACTTTATGACGTCGGTTCGGTCGGTATTCGCCTACTTCGATGCATCGGAGCCAATTACAGTAAAGGTAGCTTGGTGGGAAGCTTTAATTGCTGGCGACGGCGGTTTAATTGATATGGTTACCGATATTGAGAATGCATGCAAGTCATGCAAGGCCGGTCATAAAGATCCCCCTGGTGGTTCTTGCGAAGATGACGCAAAAGCTGCTGTAAAGAGTGTTTTGCAAAATTCATTGGTAGGATTCTTAGGGTGGCACTTGCCAAAATCAATCACTTTCGTTCGCAGTTTAAAGGGCTCagataaagataatgtTAATTCACTTGTTCCACCTCTTGGAAAATGCGCATTTATGTTGTGCACCTACGTTTTAGCAGGTATTAAGAGAATATTCGGATACTTCACTGGACCTTTGCCAGTTTGGGTAAAAGTTGGGTGGTGGGTGGCTCTCGTTATTGCCGATGGCATTATATTTGGTCCGGCTACCCAAATCGAGAACGCATATAAGTCATGCGTCGCCAATTATAAAGATCCACCTGATGGATCTTGTCAAGATGACATATTAACTGTCGTACACAGTGGGGTGGAAATAATGGCCTCAGCGATCGTACTAAGGCACTTACCTGAATTAATAACTTTAATCCGCAGCCAGCATCGCCCCAGCCGTAGTACTGTAATATGA
- the NDAI0C01140 gene encoding uncharacterized protein, producing MTNIVTRKSITFINNQTPATITESSLDLDTCYKETEIVIEVYAAALNPVDLGFQKLTFAKISNSKPKGIGEDYSGVIIRKGVKVAPIWGIGDQINGLYTHFYGEQGTLSNYLILDPSQHPAIGHIVSKSTPATINEEIDVDDDDDDGNGKKKNSEFVKNAAWPVVFGTAYQSLFGQGQIWNKDSMVLVFGASTSVANCFVQIAKNQLHIGTVIGICSSKSMEQNQQVGFDYTIPYDEGEGFIANLRDLMKTPEFIGKKFDLIFDSAGTSEFYPVMDEFLKPRVENSYYVTAVGPRTPVEYTPKEILSLYSLSAPIRTYNPWRKFNYKGIFGTPNKSYMDLAARMISLGRYVPKIDSVYQFEKFEEAFDKLRSGKAKGKIVIQIKE from the coding sequence ATGACAAACATCGTTACAAGGAAATCTATCACATTCATAAATAATCAGACACCAGCGACGATCACTGAATCAAGTTTAGATTTAGACACATGTTACAAAGAAACTGAAATTGTCATTGAGGTATATGCAGCTGCTTTAAATCCAGTCGATCTTGGCTTTCAAAAACTTACGTTCGCAAAAATATCTAATTCTAAACCAAAGGGGATTGGTGAAGATTATAGTGGAGTGATCATTCGCAAAGGTGTTAAAGTGGCACCTATATGGGGCATAGGTGATCAGATTAATGGTCTATATACACATTTCTATGGGGAGCAAGGTACATTAAGTAATTATCTGATTTTGGATCCTTCTCAACATCCGGCAATTGGTCATATTGTATCAAAATCGACCCCTGCTACCATCAACGAGGAAATTGATgtggatgatgatgatgatgatggcAATGgcaaaaagaagaatagTGAATTTGTGAAAAATGCGGCTTGGCCAGTTGTTTTTGGGACTGCTTACCAGTCATTATTTGGTCAAGGtcaaatttggaataaagATTCAATGGTCTTAGTGTTTGGTGCGTCCACTTCTGTTGCTAATTGTTTTGTTCAAATAGCTAAGAATCAATTACATATTGGAACCGTTATTGGTATATGTAGTAGCAAATCAATGGAACAAAACCAACAAGTTGGATTTGATTATACAATTCCATATGATGAAGGGGAGGGATTCATTGCTAATCTTAGAGATTTGATGAAAACTCCTGAATTCATTGGTAAGAAATTTGATTTGATATTTGATTCTGCTGGTACAAGTGAATTTTATCCAGTTATGgatgaatttttgaaaccAAGGGTTGAAAATTCATACTATGTTACAGCTGTTGGTCCCAGGACACCTGTTGAATATACTCCAAAGGAGATATTAAGTCTTTACTCATTGTCAGCACCAATTAGAACATATAATCCCTGGAGGAAATTTAATTATAAAGGTATTTTTGGTACACCAAATAAATCTTACATGGATTTAGCAGCACGTATGATTTCATTAGGTAGGTATGTGCCCAAAATTGATTCTGTGTATCAATTTGAGAAATTCGAAGAAGCATTCGATAAACTTCGTTCAGGTAAGGCAAAGGGTAAAATTGTTATCCAAATCAAAGAataa
- the RPL12A gene encoding 60S ribosomal protein uL11 (similar to Saccharomyces cerevisiae RPL12B (YDR418W) and RPL12A (YEL054C); ancestral locus Anc_5.522), translating into MPPKFDPTEVKYLYLRAVGGEVGASAALAPKIGPLGLSPKKVGEDIAKATKDFKGIKVTVQLKIQNRQATASVVPSASSLVITALKEPPRDRKKDKNIKHSGNLQLDDIIEIAKQMQEKSFGKNLASVTKEILGTAQSIGCRVDFKNPHDIIEGINAGEIEIPEN; encoded by the coding sequence ATGCCTCCAAAGTTTGATCCAACTGAAGTTAAATACCTATACTTAAGAGCTGTCGGTGGTGAAGTCGGTGCTTCTGCTGCTTTAGCTCCAAAGATTGGTCCTCTAGGTCTTTCCCCAAAGAAGGTTGGTGAAGATATCGCCAAGGCCACTAAGGATTTCAAAGGTATTAAGGTTACCGTCCAATTGAAGATTCAAAACAGACAAGCTACCGCTTCCGTCGTTCCAtctgcttcttctttggtTATCACAGCTTTGAAAGAACCACCAAGAGACAGAAAGAAGGATAAGAACATTAAGCACAGTGGTAACTTACAATTAGATGACATTATCGAAATTGCTAAGCAAATGCAAGAAAAATCCTTCGGTAAGAACTTGGCTTCAGTTACCAAGGAAATTTTGGGTACCGCTCAATCCATTGGTTGTCGTGTTGATTTCAAAAACCCACATGACATTATTGAAGGCATTAACGCTGGTGAAATCGAAATTCCAGAAAactaa